In a single window of the Fusarium falciforme chromosome 3, complete sequence genome:
- a CDS encoding Actin-related protein 2/3 complex subunit 4, producing the protein MSQSLRPYLQCVRSSLTAALTLSNFASQTAERHNVPEIEAQTSPEVLLQPLTIARNENERVLIEPSINSVRISIKIKQADEIEHILVHKFTRFLTQRAESFFILRRKPIKGYDISFLITNFHTEEMLKHKLVDFIIQFMEEVDKEISEMKLFLNARARFVAESFLTPFD; encoded by the exons ATG TCTCAATCACTCCGACCTTACCTGCAATGTGTACGCAGCAGCTTGACCGCCGCCCTCACCCTGTCCAACTTTGCCTCCCAGACGGCCGAGCGACACAATGTCCCCGAGATTGAGGCCCAGACGTCCCCCGAGGTCCTCCTGCAGCCCCTGACCATTGCGCGCAACGAGAACGAGCGCGTCCTGATCGAGCCCAGCATCAACTCTGTCcgcatcagcatcaagatcaagcaggcCGACGAGATTGAGCACATCCTGGTCCACAAGTTTACGAGATTCCTGACGCAACGTGCCGAGTCGTTCTTTATCCTGCGGAGGAAGCCCATCAAG GGTTACGATATCTCCTTCTTGATAACAAACTTCCACACcgaggagatgctcaagCACAAGCTTGTGGACTTTATCATTCAGTTTatggaggaggttgacaaGGAGATCTCTGAGATGAAGCTATTT TTGAACGCCCGAGCACGATTCGTGGCCGAGTCTTTCCTTACACCT TTTGACTAA
- a CDS encoding Phosphatidylinositol transfer protein SFH5 gives MAAEQDKTTAAPPAETPAAPAGAEAPAEGHAEAPAKAADEKPVETGPSAPETPLTKLNARLDDIFNKISHKEMWGVQLSNIDHVPTKVVLQKFLRANNDDVAAAEKQLTNALTWRKNMNPAALVTKTFNKKKFDDLGFVTVHKNESGKETIITWNIYGAVKDNKATFGDVQEFIKWRAAIMELSVQKLKLDQVTEPIPEGGEDPYQMIQVHDYQNVSFFRMDPAVKAASKETIAVFSMAYPELLAHKYFVNVPAIMGWMFGAMKLFLAPATLRKFHPMTSGTTLATELKDIVSTLPKEYGGQGPSVKEGLKISLAQEGEAPTKAPVTETPAAEAAPVAEPATATESTPAEPAPAPVEAAKEETAEKAAESAGEKPVEESLEKLTLKPVEEAPKTDKETAPAAETEKKEVTPAVESEKKEPVPVSEAEKKETAA, from the exons atggctgccgAACAGGACAAGACCACTGCCGCTCCCCCTGCGGAGACTCCCGCTGCTCCCGCTGGAGCTGAGGCCCCCGCTGAGGGTCACGCTGAAGCTCCCGCAAAGGCCGCCGATGAGAAGCCCGTCGAGACTGGGCCTTCTGCCCCAGAGACGCCTCTCACCAAGCTCAACGCTCGTCTTGATGACATTTTCAACAAGATCTCTCACAAGGAGATGTGGGGTGTTCAGCTCTCCAACATCGATCACGTACCCACAAAGGTTGTGCTCCAGAAGTTCCTGCGCGCCAACAACGACGATGTCGCTGCCGCTGAGAAGCAGCTCACCAATGCCCTCACGTGGCGCAAGAACATGAACCCTGCTGCCCTCGTCACCAAGACcttcaacaagaagaagtttGACGATCTTGGATTCGTCACCGTTCACAAGAACGAGAGCGGCAAggagaccatcatcacctgGAACATCTACGGCGCTGTCAAGGACAACAAGGCCACCTTTGGCGACGTCCAGGA GTTTATTAAGTGGCGAGCTGCCATCATGGAGCTCAGCGTTcagaagctcaagcttgACCAGGTCACTGAGCCTATCCccgagggcggcgaggaccCCTACCAGATGATCCAGGTTCACGACTACCAGAACGTCAGCTTCTTCCGCATGGACCCTGCTGTCAAGGCCGCCAGCAAGGAGACCATCGCCGTCTTCTCCATGGCCTACCCTGAGCTGCTTGCTCACAAGTACTTTGTCAACGTTCCCGCCATCATGGGCTGGATGTTTGGTGCTATGAAGCTCTTCCTCGCCCCTGCCACCCTCCGCAAGTTCCACCCCATGACCTCGGGCACCACTCTGGCCACTGAGCTTAAGGACATTGTTTCCACCCTTCCCAAGGAGTATGGCGGTCAGGGCCCCAGTGTCAAGGAAGGTCTTAAGATTTCCCTGGCTCAGGAGGGCGAGGCTCCTACCAAGGCTCCCGTTACTGAGACTCCCGCTGCGGAGGCTGCTCCTGTCGCCGAGCCCGCTACTGCTACCGAATCTACTCCTGCCGAGCCTGCTCCGGCTCCTgttgaggctgccaaggaggAAACAGCCGAGAAGGCCGCTGAGAGCGCTGGTGAAAAGCCTGTTGAGGAGTCTTTGGAGAAGCTGACTCTGAAGCCCGTCGAGGAAGCACCTAAGACCGACAAGGAGACCgctcctgctgccgagaccgagaagaaggaggtcaCCCCTGCTGTTGAgtcagagaagaaggagcctgTCCCGGTTtccgaggctgagaagaaggagacagCCGCCTAA
- a CDS encoding Ubiquitin carboxyl-terminal hydrolase produces MASISVVVKHQGKKHDVEVDPNSTGEDFKLQMYSLTNVEPERQKILIKGGQLKDDADMSKLNLKPGQLIMMMGTPASGDIVRPKDAVKFVEDMTEAEQAQQVGATPAGLMNLGNTCYLNSTLQTLRLIPELQDALSNYTPDAASGSLLLGGSSNDLAGHLANLYKKMSETQDSFPPLNFLNALRIVYPQFAEKSKTGHGYAQQDAEEAWTQIVQQLSQKLRIKDEDSSNTSFVQKYMSGEFSSVMECDEEEARNGGEQPITSTESFGKLNCHIDSSTNHLRDGILAALSEKLEKNSEVLGRNAVYTKTSKISRAPKYLTVHFVRFFWKRETQKKAKIMRKVTFPKELDIVEFCSDELKKALVPVRDKVREIRKDEEDIERARKRRKKNVDVGDIPGGAGLPSEKEKKEAEKTADGDTVMGEEGETYKTDAEIEAEKNASLLEAKKELYALMNPDLRQDDGANQSGLYELRGVVTHQGASADSGHYTSYVKKAAPIDPKTGKKGEEDGKWWWFNDDKVSEVPAEKIETLAGGGESHSALILLYRAIPLPTAEGIEE; encoded by the exons ATGGCGTCCATATCAG TTGTCGTGAAGCATCAGGGCAAGAAACACGATGTCGAGGTCGACCCGAACTCCACCGGCGAGGACTTTAAGCTCCAGATGTACAGCCTGACAAATGTCGAGCCCGAGCGACAGAAGATCCTGATCAAGGGAGGACAGCTCAAGGACGATGCGGACATGAGCAAGCTGAACCTTAAGCCTGGTCAGCTTATCATGATGATGGGTACTCCTGCCTCTGGAGATATCGTCCGACCTAAGGATGCTGTCAAGTTTGTCGAGGACATGACAGAGGCTGAGCAGGCTCAGCAGGTTGGCGCCACACCTGCCGGCCTGATGAACCTGGGAAACACCTGCTACCTCAACTCTACCCTCCAGACTCTGCGTCTGATCCCAGAACTTCAAGATGCCCTGTCCAACTACACCCCGGACGCGGCCTCTGGTAGCCTCCTCTTGGGTGGCTCTTCAAACGATCTAGCCGGCCACCTGGCCAATCTGTACAAGAAGATGAGCGAAACGCAAGATTCTTTCCCTCCTCTGAACTTCCTCAACGCCCTACGGATTGTCTACCCCCAGTTTGCCGAAAAGTCCAAGACAGGCCACGGCTACGCCCAGCAGGACGCTGAGGAGGCCTGGACGCAAATTGTTCAACAGCTGAGCCAGAAGCTTCGCATCAAGGATGAAGACTCATCCAACACGTCGTTTGTGCAAAAGTACATGTCGGGCGAATTCTCGTCGGTTATGGAGtgtgacgaggaggaagcccgCAACGGCGGCGAACAGCCTATTACCAGCACTGAGAGCTTCGGAAAGCTCAACTGTCACATCGACAGCTCAACCAACCACCTGCGAGATGGCATCCTCGCTGCTCTGAGTGAaaagctggagaagaactCAGAGGTCCTCGGCCGCAATGCCGTCTACACCAAGACGTCCAAGATCTCGCGGGCCCCCAAGTACCTTACGGTGCACTTTGTTCGCTTCTTCTGGAAGCGAGAGAcccagaagaaggccaagattaTGCGAAAGGTGACCTTCCCTAAGGAGCTTGATATTGTCGAGTTCTGTTCggatgagctgaagaaggctcTGGTCCCTGTTCGTGACAAGGTCCGTGAGATTcgcaaggacgaggaggacattGAGCGTGCCCGCAAGCGACGCAAGAAGAATGTTGATGTCGGCGACATTCCAGGCGGTGCCGGTCTCCCTtctgagaaggagaagaaggaggccgagaagacgGCTGACGGCGACACCGTGATgggagaggagggtgagACCTACAAGACGGATGCTGAGAttgaggccgagaagaatGCCTCTCTCttggaggccaagaaggagctcTATGCCCTCATGAACCCCGATCTCCGCCAGGACGACGGTGCTAACCAGTCGGGTCTGTATGAGCTCCGAGGTGTCGTGACGCATCAGGGTGCCAGTGCTGACAGTGGCCACTACACTTCGTACGTCAAGAAGGCCGCCCCTATCGACCCCAAGACTGGCAAGAAGGGTGAGGAGGACGGcaagtggtggtggttcaacgacgacaaggtcTCTGAGGTACCAGCAGAGAAGATTGAGACCCTCGCCGGCGGTGGTGAGTCTCACTCTGCTCTCATTCTGTTGTACCGGGCCATCCCCCTGCCAACTGCTGAAGGCATCGAGGAGTAA